In the genome of Streptococcus oralis, one region contains:
- the ftsA gene encoding cell division protein FtsA translates to MTRDGFFTGLDIGTSSIKVLVAEHRDGEVNVIGVSNAKSKGVKDGIIVDIEAAASAIKSAISQAEEKAGISIKSVNVGLPANLLQVEPTQGMIPVTSDTKEITDQDVENVVKSALTKSMTPDREVITFIPEEFIVDGFQGIRDPRGMMGVRLEMRGLLYTGPRTILHNLRKTVERVGIHVDNVIISPLAIVNSVLNEGEREFGATVIDMGGGQTTVATIRNQELQFTNIYQEGGEYVTKDISKVLKTSQKIAESLKLNYGEAYVPLASNETFQVEVIGEVEPVEVTESYLAEIISARIKHIFDQIKQELDRRHLLDLPGGIVLIGGNAILPGVVELAQEVFGVRVKLYVPNQVGIRNPAFAHVISLSEFAGKLTEVNLLAQKAVRGDEFLRQKPINFGVSNQSVTPTIQSTPVQPATAATEITPDSGLAPRDEFQASSQDKPKLTDRFRSLIGSMFDE, encoded by the coding sequence ATGACTAGAGATGGTTTTTTTACAGGCTTAGATATCGGAACTAGCTCCATCAAAGTGCTGGTTGCCGAACATAGAGATGGTGAAGTAAATGTAATTGGCGTTAGCAATGCCAAGAGTAAAGGTGTCAAAGACGGGATTATCGTTGATATTGAGGCTGCTGCTTCAGCAATTAAATCCGCAATTTCCCAGGCAGAAGAGAAGGCAGGAATTTCAATCAAGTCTGTCAATGTTGGTTTACCAGCAAATCTCTTGCAGGTTGAACCAACTCAAGGAATGATTCCTGTAACATCAGATACAAAAGAAATTACAGATCAAGACGTAGAGAATGTTGTCAAATCAGCTTTGACTAAGAGCATGACGCCTGATCGTGAAGTGATTACTTTCATTCCAGAAGAATTTATCGTAGATGGCTTCCAAGGTATTCGTGACCCTCGTGGCATGATGGGGGTGCGTTTGGAAATGCGTGGCTTACTTTACACAGGACCTCGTACCATTCTTCATAACCTTCGTAAAACCGTGGAGCGTGTGGGAATTCATGTTGACAACGTCATCATCTCACCATTAGCGATTGTAAATTCAGTTCTCAATGAGGGGGAACGTGAGTTTGGCGCGACAGTGATTGATATGGGTGGTGGACAGACTACAGTTGCAACTATTCGCAATCAAGAATTGCAATTTACAAATATCTACCAAGAAGGTGGAGAATATGTCACTAAAGACATTTCCAAAGTCTTAAAAACTTCCCAAAAAATCGCAGAAAGTTTGAAACTCAACTATGGTGAAGCTTATGTTCCACTAGCAAGTAACGAGACTTTCCAAGTTGAAGTCATTGGTGAAGTAGAACCCGTTGAAGTGACAGAAAGTTACTTGGCAGAAATTATCTCAGCACGTATCAAACATATTTTTGATCAAATTAAACAGGAGTTAGACAGAAGACACTTGTTGGATCTACCAGGTGGTATCGTTCTGATCGGCGGAAATGCGATTTTGCCAGGAGTTGTCGAATTGGCGCAAGAAGTGTTTGGTGTTCGAGTGAAACTCTATGTGCCAAATCAAGTGGGAATTCGCAACCCTGCTTTTGCACATGTAATCAGCTTGTCTGAGTTTGCAGGTAAATTGACAGAAGTGAATCTTCTGGCTCAAAAGGCAGTCAGAGGAGATGAATTCCTTCGCCAAAAACCAATTAATTTTGGTGTTTCAAATCAAAGTGTGACACCAACTATACAATCAACTCCAGTGCAACCAGCTACTGCAGCAACTGAAATCACACCTGACAGTGGCCTTGCTCCAAGAGACGAATTCCAAGCAAGT